A part of Terriglobus roseus genomic DNA contains:
- a CDS encoding glycosyltransferase family 4 protein: MRVLIDATGLTKRKAGVGVYGKELIDGLVASNLVQLYLVVQDDDPDLAYYPAAVTVLRMPSRFLRKVPLRIIFEQTVLPFLIRKYRVDVVHSLHYSFPIFRFGAKSAVTIHDMTSLSMPEVHIGIKLRYYRFFIRRAQKWSDGLIFVSRSAQEDFVSHLGPPRGLSTVVYHGKSPAFHPLIDRTQIEPLCVKYGLPERYILYVGTVEPRKNLERLVEAFASLASALPTTSLVIAGMMGWKQEHLTDLVHAFGLEDRVIFTGYVAEEEKPVLIAGSDLFVYPSLYEGFGLPVLEALACGVPTITSDVSSLPEVAGDAALLIDPKDTRAITKAIEAVMGDPVLAAGLREKGPEQAAKFTWERAATQTAAVYSALYSR; encoded by the coding sequence ATGAGAGTTTTGATCGATGCGACAGGTCTTACGAAGAGGAAGGCAGGAGTCGGCGTTTATGGCAAAGAGCTGATTGACGGCCTCGTTGCGAGCAACCTGGTGCAACTATATCTGGTTGTGCAAGATGACGATCCCGATCTCGCTTATTATCCCGCTGCTGTAACCGTGTTGAGGATGCCCTCTCGCTTTCTGCGAAAAGTTCCTTTACGTATTATCTTCGAACAAACTGTACTGCCTTTTTTGATCCGTAAATACCGGGTTGACGTAGTGCATTCTCTGCATTACTCATTCCCGATTTTTCGGTTCGGTGCTAAGTCTGCGGTCACAATCCACGACATGACTTCGTTATCTATGCCAGAGGTACATATTGGCATCAAATTGAGGTACTACAGATTTTTCATTCGCCGAGCACAAAAATGGAGCGATGGCCTCATTTTTGTGTCGCGTTCTGCGCAAGAAGATTTTGTCTCCCATTTAGGGCCTCCTCGGGGGCTTTCGACAGTTGTTTATCACGGTAAAAGTCCGGCTTTTCATCCCCTGATTGATAGAACACAAATTGAACCTTTATGCGTCAAGTATGGGCTGCCAGAGCGCTACATTTTATACGTTGGAACAGTTGAGCCTCGTAAGAACCTCGAAAGGCTCGTTGAAGCCTTCGCGAGTCTAGCTTCCGCATTGCCAACAACATCACTGGTAATTGCCGGCATGATGGGTTGGAAGCAGGAACACCTCACTGACCTCGTTCATGCTTTTGGCCTGGAAGATCGGGTGATATTTACGGGGTATGTCGCAGAAGAGGAGAAGCCAGTTCTAATCGCCGGATCCGACCTATTTGTGTATCCATCACTTTATGAAGGTTTTGGCTTGCCTGTGCTCGAGGCTTTAGCGTGTGGGGTGCCAACGATTACGAGTGATGTATCTTCCTTGCCAGAAGTTGCAGGAGATGCTGCGTTGTTAATTGATCCGAAGGACACGCGAGCGATCACGAAAGCCATCGAGGCCGTGATGGGAGATCCTGTGCTAGCGGCGGGGCTCAGGGAGAAAGGGCCGGAACAGGCAGCGAAGTTCACGTGGGAGCGTGCTGCAACTCAGACAGCTGCTGTTTACAGTGCGCTGTACTCAAGGTGA
- a CDS encoding 2OG-Fe(II) oxygenase, with translation MLNREEYASLILARLQEEFPRLREDFPKHVVQSCYIDNLLPTELALEIVQAFPDKSTMTLKKSMRENKYVAAQMDRYAPVLEEIIYAFQDPRIVQIVTEITGIQGMVPDDRLYAGGISLMAHGNFLNPHLDNSHDKDRERYRVLNLLYYVTPDWSHEQGGNLELWDDGPKGSPREITSHFNRLALMATHEKSWHSVSEVTVDRSRCCVSNYYFSDQPLENHEYFHVTSFRGRPEQPVRDLLLQGDIALRQGLRKVFKKGVVENKHVYNKTDADKADGEEQKLI, from the coding sequence ATGTTGAATCGCGAAGAGTACGCTTCCCTTATTCTTGCCCGGCTCCAGGAAGAATTTCCACGTTTACGTGAAGACTTCCCAAAGCATGTTGTCCAGAGCTGCTACATCGATAATCTGTTGCCGACAGAATTGGCATTGGAAATTGTTCAGGCATTTCCTGACAAGAGCACTATGACGTTGAAGAAGAGCATGCGCGAAAACAAATACGTCGCTGCTCAGATGGACCGCTATGCTCCTGTGCTGGAAGAGATTATCTATGCCTTTCAGGATCCTCGCATCGTACAAATCGTTACAGAGATAACCGGTATTCAGGGTATGGTTCCTGATGACCGCCTGTACGCGGGTGGCATCAGCCTTATGGCGCATGGTAACTTTCTCAATCCTCACTTAGATAATTCCCACGATAAGGATCGTGAGCGCTATCGAGTTCTAAACCTCCTCTATTACGTGACCCCCGATTGGAGTCATGAGCAAGGCGGCAACCTGGAGTTGTGGGACGACGGTCCCAAAGGGAGTCCTCGCGAGATCACGAGCCACTTCAATCGGCTAGCCCTTATGGCCACGCACGAGAAGAGTTGGCATTCTGTCAGCGAGGTAACTGTGGATCGGTCTCGTTGCTGCGTTTCAAATTACTATTTTTCGGATCAGCCGCTCGAGAATCACGAGTACTTCCATGTGACTTCGTTTCGCGGTCGTCCAGAGCAGCCTGTCCGCGATCTTCTTTTGCAAGGCGACATCGCGTTGCGACAGGGATTACGCAAGGTCTTTAAGAAGGGTGTCGTTGAAAATAAGCATGTCTACAACAAGACCGACGCAGACAAGGCCGACGGTGAGGAGCAGAAGCTGATTTGA
- a CDS encoding GumC family protein, producing the protein MRNEVGVAADDKIMGERSIIEDPEVASKTPTLDLFLLLAARKRLIAVVTAGAMAIAVVFTLFMKPIYTASATILPPQTPQSSLSSMLGQLGSLSGLGGSGGLLKNPADMYIGILQGRTVSDRVIDHFHLQQRWKLKNMTPTRLTLAETAQFESSKDGMIRLSFKDHDPQFASDVTNFYVDALYDVNSSLAITEAAQRRLFFEKQLDEEKAALSAAEEDLKKTQQKTGILTIAGQTELAVRNVAQIRAEISAHEVELQGLRTYAAENNPDVTRIAHELQTLRTQLAAQEENQKNTAIGDTEISTSQVPVGGLEYARKFREVKYHETLFDLLSRQYEAARIDEAKSAPIIQVVDRAVPPDQKSGPHRTLIVVGMGLVGFFLSCAWIMLQGALSRAKQQPVLAEKLQLLHSFFPWLPL; encoded by the coding sequence ATGAGGAATGAAGTCGGGGTTGCAGCGGACGACAAAATAATGGGAGAGCGAAGCATAATCGAGGATCCTGAGGTTGCCTCAAAGACACCGACACTTGATCTTTTTTTGCTTCTTGCAGCCCGGAAGCGCTTAATCGCCGTAGTCACTGCGGGCGCGATGGCCATCGCTGTTGTATTTACGCTTTTCATGAAGCCAATTTATACAGCTAGCGCCACAATCTTGCCCCCCCAAACGCCCCAATCCTCGCTTTCGTCGATGTTGGGTCAGCTTGGATCTCTATCGGGGTTGGGCGGTTCTGGTGGCCTCTTGAAGAACCCTGCAGACATGTATATTGGCATCCTTCAGGGGCGGACTGTCAGCGATCGGGTCATCGATCATTTCCACCTGCAACAGCGGTGGAAGCTGAAAAATATGACACCAACTCGTCTGACACTGGCTGAAACAGCGCAGTTTGAGTCGTCAAAAGACGGCATGATCAGGCTTTCGTTCAAAGACCATGATCCGCAGTTTGCGAGCGACGTGACGAATTTTTATGTGGACGCGCTTTACGATGTCAATTCCTCTCTTGCGATCACGGAGGCGGCTCAACGGCGACTTTTTTTCGAAAAACAACTGGATGAGGAAAAAGCAGCGCTGAGTGCAGCCGAAGAGGATCTGAAAAAGACTCAGCAAAAGACCGGCATCCTCACCATCGCTGGACAGACGGAACTTGCGGTGCGTAATGTTGCGCAGATTCGCGCAGAGATCTCCGCTCACGAGGTTGAGTTGCAGGGCCTTCGCACCTATGCCGCAGAGAACAACCCGGACGTCACGCGCATTGCTCACGAATTGCAGACTCTACGAACGCAGCTAGCGGCACAGGAAGAAAATCAGAAGAATACTGCGATTGGGGACACCGAGATTTCGACCAGCCAAGTACCGGTGGGTGGTTTGGAGTACGCGAGAAAGTTCCGTGAGGTGAAGTATCACGAGACCCTCTTCGATCTGCTTTCACGCCAATACGAAGCTGCACGGATCGATGAAGCAAAATCTGCTCCCATCATTCAAGTAGTGGATCGAGCCGTCCCCCCCGATCAGAAGTCTGGACCTCACCGCACCTTGATTGTTGTGGGGATGGGGCTGGTTGGTTTTTTCCTTAGCTGTGCCTGGATTATGTTGCAGGGTGCTCTTTCCAGAGCAAAGCAACAACCAGTGCTGGCGGAAAAGCTGCAGTTGCTGCATAGTTTCTTTCCTTGGCTGCCGCTTTGA
- a CDS encoding glycosyltransferase family 2 protein, translated as MTLRATTEEPLVSIITVVFNAREELKALILSVLPLKTEEVELIVIDGGSQDGTVEYLNSVHEIDYWHSEPDRGIYDAMNKAIAHAQGTYLLHLNAGDRLLELPLNILRQARTNQLDILAFRVALDNGRNFQPTYGYGLTFSNTLHHQGTFFRRSVFPGYDDQYRIFADFDANQRMAIRGDKARIYNNVVAYHATDGVSNQNTVKAKEEFLKVIERNHGRKARLIAKCFGKWRGLRARLGI; from the coding sequence ATGACGTTGAGAGCGACGACAGAAGAACCACTTGTTTCAATCATTACGGTGGTATTTAACGCACGAGAAGAACTGAAAGCATTGATTCTCAGTGTGCTGCCACTCAAGACTGAAGAGGTCGAACTCATCGTCATCGACGGCGGATCCCAGGACGGCACTGTCGAATATCTCAACTCCGTTCATGAAATCGACTATTGGCATAGCGAACCTGACCGGGGAATATACGACGCCATGAATAAGGCTATCGCGCATGCCCAGGGGACGTATCTCCTCCACCTGAACGCCGGGGATCGCCTCTTAGAACTACCGTTGAACATATTGAGACAGGCGCGCACTAACCAGTTGGACATTCTGGCATTCCGCGTAGCTCTCGATAACGGTCGCAACTTTCAGCCTACTTATGGGTACGGATTGACGTTTTCCAATACGCTGCACCATCAAGGAACATTCTTTCGAAGGAGCGTGTTCCCTGGGTACGACGATCAATACCGTATTTTTGCCGATTTCGATGCGAATCAGCGAATGGCGATAAGAGGAGACAAGGCTAGAATCTACAACAATGTCGTCGCTTATCACGCAACGGACGGAGTCTCAAACCAGAACACAGTTAAGGCGAAGGAAGAGTTCTTAAAGGTGATTGAAAGAAATCATGGTCGTAAGGCGCGCCTCATAGCCAAATGCTTTGGTAAATGGCGCGGCTTACGGGCGCGCCTTGGTATCTGA
- a CDS encoding glycosyltransferase family 2 protein → MSLPSYSCQTPVAFFVFNRPELTRKVFDRIREMRPKRLLVIADGPRGTKLGEAQSCKQVREIATTVDWPCIVETNFAPENMGCRGRLTSGLKWVFEQTEEAIILEDDVLPDPTFFRFCDEMLEHYRDDPRVSMITGFNIVQDRTATPDSYYFSGLTHIWGWATWRRAWKTYDEQITSWPAVKASGLMAEMFPQADHREHWTRIFDEMYNGTGPNTWDLQWVYTNLIHNALSIAPGVNLVDNIGFGPNATHTIFEADAPRLPVHPLQFPLRHPPAMVPLRQLDLLDQDRSGWGKLSLLMRIRRKILRQWFARRGASR, encoded by the coding sequence ATGAGCCTTCCTTCTTACAGCTGCCAAACGCCTGTCGCCTTTTTTGTCTTCAATCGTCCAGAACTGACACGTAAAGTATTCGACCGTATTCGGGAGATGCGGCCGAAAAGACTACTTGTAATCGCAGACGGACCGCGTGGCACGAAGCTCGGAGAAGCTCAATCGTGTAAACAGGTTAGAGAAATTGCGACGACGGTCGACTGGCCCTGCATTGTCGAGACCAACTTCGCGCCCGAAAATATGGGCTGTCGTGGACGTTTGACGAGCGGGTTGAAGTGGGTGTTCGAGCAAACCGAAGAGGCAATCATTCTCGAAGACGACGTCTTACCTGACCCGACCTTCTTCCGGTTCTGCGACGAAATGCTGGAGCATTACCGTGATGATCCACGCGTCTCCATGATCACAGGGTTCAACATAGTGCAGGACCGCACCGCGACACCAGACAGCTATTACTTCTCTGGACTAACGCATATCTGGGGCTGGGCGACATGGAGACGTGCTTGGAAGACCTACGACGAGCAAATCACCAGTTGGCCTGCAGTAAAGGCATCCGGGCTAATGGCTGAGATGTTTCCCCAGGCCGACCATCGTGAACACTGGACCCGCATTTTTGATGAGATGTACAACGGAACGGGTCCAAACACATGGGACTTGCAATGGGTGTATACGAATTTGATTCATAACGCCCTATCTATAGCTCCAGGCGTGAACCTTGTTGACAACATTGGGTTCGGGCCGAATGCAACACACACCATCTTTGAAGCTGATGCGCCACGCCTCCCTGTCCATCCGTTGCAGTTTCCATTACGGCATCCGCCGGCGATGGTTCCATTGCGCCAGTTGGACCTGCTAGATCAAGATCGCAGCGGATGGGGCAAGCTGTCGCTTCTCATGCGAATACGCCGAAAGATTCTCAGGCAATGGTTCGCACGACGTGGCGCCAGCCGTTAA
- a CDS encoding GDP-mannose 4,6-dehydratase, which yields MSRRALICGISGQDGAYLAQLLLRKGYEVWGSSRDAEMNSFRNLHTLNIFKDVRLVSLNTSDLGSTLGLLRQCQPDEVFSLAGQSSVGLSYEQPIETMQSIAQGTLNFLEAIRLSAREIRFYNAGSTECFGDTGDYVADEESPLRPRSPYAVAKASAFWTVRAYREAYGMHACTGILSNHESPLRPRRFVTRKIIHAVASLALGGNERLSLGNLNIERDWGWAPDYVDAIARMLAQDAPADYLIATGRSHTLTEFVATAYRLIDRDWQEFVTLDPELIRPTDIAHNKVNVSKAAVGLGWRPKYYMQDVIAAMLDAELGLLREERNS from the coding sequence GTGAGCCGACGCGCCCTGATCTGTGGTATTTCGGGACAAGACGGAGCCTACCTTGCTCAGCTTCTGCTCAGAAAGGGGTACGAGGTATGGGGAAGCTCACGAGACGCGGAGATGAACTCATTCCGCAATCTGCATACCTTGAATATTTTTAAGGATGTGCGCCTCGTCTCGCTAAACACTAGCGACTTGGGAAGTACGCTTGGCCTCCTGCGTCAGTGCCAGCCGGACGAAGTCTTCAGCCTCGCTGGCCAAAGTTCAGTTGGCTTGTCATACGAACAACCCATCGAGACGATGCAAAGCATCGCCCAGGGAACCCTGAACTTTTTGGAAGCGATTCGTCTTTCCGCCCGGGAAATTCGCTTTTATAACGCCGGCTCTACCGAATGTTTCGGCGATACCGGCGATTACGTCGCTGATGAGGAGTCACCACTGCGGCCGCGGAGCCCGTATGCAGTTGCTAAAGCTTCCGCATTTTGGACCGTTCGTGCTTATCGGGAAGCCTACGGGATGCACGCCTGTACGGGTATTCTCTCCAACCATGAATCTCCCCTGCGTCCGCGACGCTTCGTTACACGCAAAATCATCCATGCCGTTGCCTCGCTAGCGTTGGGTGGAAACGAGCGGCTGTCTCTCGGTAATCTCAATATTGAGCGCGATTGGGGATGGGCACCGGATTATGTGGACGCTATTGCACGGATGCTCGCTCAAGATGCCCCTGCCGACTACCTCATCGCCACTGGCCGCAGTCACACCCTGACAGAATTCGTAGCAACGGCCTATCGTCTGATCGATAGGGATTGGCAGGAGTTTGTGACTCTTGATCCCGAACTGATCCGTCCCACTGACATCGCCCATAACAAGGTGAATGTCAGCAAGGCAGCTGTGGGGCTTGGGTGGCGTCCGAAGTACTATATGCAGGATGTGATTGCCGCTATGCTTGATGCAGAGTTGGGGCTGCTTCGCGAAGAGCGGAATAGCTAA